A stretch of Dehalococcoidia bacterium DNA encodes these proteins:
- a CDS encoding 2-dehydropantoate 2-reductase produces MRIAIYGAGAIGAYLGAHLAAAGEEVTLIARGAHLEAMREHGLRLIEGGREQSYRLPVTDDPASAGPQDCVVLALKAHQVASALGGIREMLGPETPVVTAQNGIPWWYFYRLEGPFRDRRLDSVDPGGKIWAAIGPERAIGCVVYPACEVVAPGVVRHIEGDRFSLGEPDGSRSGRLEAIARAMVRGGLKAPQRPRIRNEIWLKLWGNVAFNPLSALTRATLADICRDPFTRRYARDVMLEVQAVARALGEEMPVDVDQRIRGAEAVGAHKTSMLQDLEQGRPLEVDALVGAVVEIARLTGTETPHLDALFGMVRLMERSLSR; encoded by the coding sequence ATGCGGATCGCGATCTACGGCGCAGGCGCGATCGGCGCCTATCTCGGCGCCCATCTGGCGGCAGCGGGCGAGGAGGTTACGCTCATCGCCCGCGGCGCCCACCTTGAAGCGATGCGAGAGCATGGCCTGCGGCTGATCGAGGGCGGCCGCGAGCAGTCATATCGCCTCCCGGTCACGGACGATCCCGCCTCCGCCGGGCCGCAGGACTGCGTGGTCCTGGCCTTGAAGGCGCACCAGGTGGCCTCCGCGCTCGGCGGGATCCGGGAGATGCTTGGCCCCGAGACGCCGGTCGTGACGGCGCAAAACGGCATCCCTTGGTGGTACTTCTACCGGCTCGAAGGGCCCTTCCGTGACCGGCGTCTCGACTCGGTCGATCCCGGCGGAAAGATATGGGCGGCGATCGGGCCCGAAAGGGCCATCGGATGTGTCGTGTACCCGGCGTGCGAGGTCGTAGCGCCCGGCGTCGTGCGCCACATCGAGGGCGACCGCTTCAGTCTCGGGGAACCGGACGGCAGCCGCTCCGGGCGCCTGGAGGCTATCGCCAGGGCGATGGTCCGCGGCGGGCTCAAGGCCCCCCAGCGTCCTCGAATCCGCAACGAGATCTGGCTGAAGCTCTGGGGGAATGTAGCCTTCAACCCCCTGAGCGCACTTACCCGGGCCACGCTGGCCGACATCTGCCGCGACCCCTTCACCCGGCGTTACGCGCGGGACGTGATGCTGGAGGTGCAGGCTGTCGCGCGGGCGCTGGGCGAGGAGATGCCAGTGGACGTGGACCAGCGTATCCGCGGTGCCGAAGCCGTGGGCGCCCACAAGACGTCGATGCTCCAGGACCTCGAGCAGGGGCGGCCCCTGGAGGTCGACGCCCTCGTCGGCGCTGTCGTGGAGATCGCGCGCCTCACCGGGACGGAGACGCCGCACCTGGACGCGCTCTTCGGCATGGTGCGCCTGATGGAACGCTCCCTGTCGCGCTAG